The sequence ACCGGCACGGACGAGCATGGCGACAAGATCGTGCAGGCCGCCGAGGCGGCCGGTCAGGATCCCAAGACCTATTCCGACACCATCAGCCAGCTTTTCAAGGACCTCTGGCCCGTGCTGGAGGTGAGCAACGACCAGTTCATCCGGACCACTGACCTGCGGCACAAGGCCTGCGTGCGCCACGTATTGCAGACCGTGTTCGACAAGGGCGACATCTATTTCGACGAGTACGGCGGGCATTACTGTTTCGGATGCGAGCGTTTCTATACGGACAAGGAACTGGTGGACGGCAAGTGCCCCGATCATCAGACCGTGCCCACCTTCATCAAGGAGAAGAACTACTTCTTCCGCATGAGCAAATATCTGGAGCCGCTGCGCGAGTACATCGAGGCCAACCCGGATTTCATTCAGCCCGAGCGCTACCGCAACGAAGTCCTGTCCATGCTCAAGGAAGACCTGGGCGATCTGTGCATCTCCCGGCCCAAGACGCGTCTGACCTGGGGTATCGAGCTGCCCTTCGACTCCGATTTCGTGACCTACGTGTGGTTCGACGCCCTCATCAATTACATCTCTGCGCTGGGCTACCCGGATGGCGAGGATTTCCGCAAATATTGGTCCGGGGCGCATCATCTGGTGGCCAAGGACATCTTGAAGCCTCACGCCATCTTCTGGCCGACCATGCTCATGTCGGCGGAGATCCCCCTCTACAAGGGTCTGCGCGTGCATGGGTACTGGACCGTGAACGAGACCAAGATGTCAAAGAGCATCGGCAACGTGGTCGCCCCCCTGGACATGGCCCAGAAATACGGCCTCAGCGCTTTTCGCTATTTCCTGCTCTCCGAGATGAGTTTCGGGCAGGACTCCTCGTTCAGCGAGGACGCGCTGGTGGGACGCTTCAACGCCGATCTGGCCAACGATCTGGGCAACCTCTTTTCGCGCAGCCTGTCCATGACCCATAAGTATTTTGGCGGGGTGGTCCCTGAATGCGGGGAGCTTCTCGATCTTGACCGGGAAGTGCTTGAACTCGGGCATAACGCCATGTCCAATTACCAGAGCCAGTTCGAACATTTTCAGTTTTCGAGGGCGCTCAAATCCCTGTGGGAACTGGTCCGCCATCTGAACAAATACATCGATTCCTCGGCCCCCTGGACCTTGTACAAGAATAAGGACATGAATCGGCTGGGAACGGTCCTTTACGTCATCCTCGAAGGCATGCGCAAGGTGGCCGTGCATCTGTGGCCCGTCATGCCGAGTACGAGCGAGACCATGCTGACCCAGTTGGGGGTGAAATTCAGCATAGAAGGCACGGACCTGGAGTCCGAGACCTCCTCCTGGTTCGGGCTGGCTCCCGGCACGCCTGTTGCGGAGCGCTCCAACCTCTTCCCCCGCCAGGATCTGGAACAGCGGGAGGAGAAGGCCGCAGAGCCCAAGAAGGCCAAGCCAGCCAAGGAGTCAAAGCCCGAGGCCAAGATCGAGATGGCCTGCCCGGATTGCATCGAGTTCGAGGATTTCGCCAAGGTCGACTTGCGCGTCGGCACTGTGCTTGAAGCCACTCCGCATCCCGAAGCGGACCGCTTGCTGGTGCTGAAGATCGACACCGCCGACGAAACGCCCCGGCAGGTCGTGGCCGGAATCGCCGAGTTTTTCAAGCCCGAGGAGCTGGTGGGCCGCCAGGTGGTCGTGGTCGCCAACCTGAAGCCGCGCAAGCTGCGTGGTCTGGTTTCCCAGGGCATGGTGCTGGCGGTGAAGAAGGAAGGGGGACTGGCGTTGCTTGGACCGAGTTCGGAAGTGAGCAACGGGGGCAAGGTGTCCTGATTCAGGGGCCCGGCTTTCACTGATATCGACGAGCCCGCGCCTCCATTTGGCGAGGGCTCTTTTTTTTGCTCGCGGCTTAGAACAGCCCGCTGATCACGCCCTTTTCGTCGATGTCGATCTTTTCCGCCGAGGGAACTTCCGGCAGGCCGGGCATGCGCATCATGTTGCCGGTGATGGGCACCAGGAATCCCGCTCCAGAGGCGATTTCGACCTCGCGCACGGTGGCTACGAAGTCGCGCGGGCGGCCGCGCAACCCCGGCTGATCCGAGAGGGAGCTTTGCGTCTTGGCGATGCACACGGGTAATCCCTCAAGGCCCAGCTGCTTGATCTTTTCCAGATCTTTCAGCGCTCCGGGAGCATATTCCACCGAGGCGGCTCCATAGACGCGGGTGGCGATGATCTCGATTTTTTCGCGCACGCTCTGGTTCCAGTCGTACAGAGGTTTGTAATGCGCGGTGCACTGGTCGGCCGTGGCCGCGACCAGTTCGGCCAGCTCCTCGGCCCCTTCTCCTCCTTTTTCCCACGCTTCCATGACCGCCGCCTGCACTCCCATGAACTGACAGTGGTCGAGGATGACCTGATGCTCTTCGTCCGTGTCCGTGGCGAAACGGTTGATGGCCACGATGGGGGTTAGATGGAAGAGTCGCACGTTCTCGATCTGTTTGGTGAGATTCTCCAGCCCTCGGCTGAGGGCCTTGGTATTGGGCACTGCCAGATGCGCAAGTTCGACGCCGCCATGGTATTTGAGCGCCCGCACCGTGGCCACCAGGACCACCGCGCAGGGATCGAATCCGGCGGATTGGCATTTGATGTCCAGAAATTTCTCCCCGCCGAGGTCAAAGCCGAAACCCGCTTCTGTGACCACATAATCGGCCAGGCAAAGCCCCGTGCGGGTGGCGATGACCGTGTTGGTGCCTTGGGCGATGTTGGCGAAGGGGCCGCCGTGCATGATCGCCGGGTTGCCTTCCAGGGACTGGATCAGGTTGGGTTTGACGGCTTCCTTGAGCAGCGCGGCCATGGCCCCCTGGGCGTTCAGGTCCCGGGCGTGGATGGGTTCGCGGCTAAAGGTGAATCCAAGAAAGATATCCCCCAGACGGCGCTTCAAGTCCGGCAGGTCGTCAGCCAGACAGAGAATGGCCATGATCTCGGACGCCGCCGTGATGTCGAAGCCCGTCTCCCGGGGCACGCCGTGCGCCAGACCGCCAAGGCCGCAGACCAGGCGCCTGAGCGAACGGTCGTTCATGTCCATGACGCGCTTCCAGGCCACGGTCCTGCCGTCGAGGTTGAGTGAGCGGCTCTTGCTCTGCAGGTTGTTGTCGATGAGGGCGGCCAGCAGATTGTTTGCTTTTTCGATGGCCGCGAAGTCGCCGGTGAAGTGGAGGTTGATGTCCTCCATGGGCAGGAGTTGCGAATAGCCGCCGCCGGTGGCGCCGCCCTTGATGCCGAAGACCGGGCCGAGCGACGGCTCGCGCAGCACGACCATGGACTTTTTGCCGATGCGGTTCAGTCCGTCATTGAGGCCAATGGACACGGTGGTCTTGCCTTCGCCTGCCGGGGTCGGAGTGATGGCCGAAACCAGGATGAGCTTGCCGTATTTGCACTGATCTTTTTCGGCCAGGGAAAGCGGGAGCTTGGCCTTGTACTTGCCATAGGGTTCAAGCTGGTCGTCCCCGAGGCCGAGCATTGCCGCGATGTCGCGGATGTGATGCATCGTGGCTTTCTGGGCGATGGCGATGTCGGACTGCACGGCCTTGGGCATGGGACTCTCCTGGCTTATTTGTGATCGGGGCAGAAGGGACAGAGGCACTGTTCGAGTTCGAGTTCGTAACCGAAGCGCTCGCGCACGGTTTTGCGGCAAATCTCCACCAGTTCGAGCACGTCCCGGCAGGTGGCGTTGTCGACGTTGACAATGAATCCGGCGTGTTTTTCCGACACCTGCGCGCCGCCCACGCGCAGGCCCTTGAGACCGGCCTGGTCGATGAGTTGGGATGCGTAGGCGCCTTCAGGGCGCTTGAAGACGCTGCCGGCGGACGGGAATTCAAGCGGTTGCTTTTCCTTGCGCCTGGCCAGTATTTCCTTGCGCTTGGCGAGGAGGGGCTTAGGATCGGATTGCGGCAGGCTCCATGTCCCGGCCAGCACGACCGCTTCGCGCAGGGCCGAGGCCTGACGGTAGCCGAACCCGCATTCCTGTTTGGGAATGTCGATCACGCGCCCATCCCGGGTCAGGACGGTGACGCTGACAAGGTGGTCCGAGATTTCATGGCCGTAGGCCCCTGCGTTCATGAACAGCGCCCCGCCGAGGGTTCCGGGAATGCCCGAGAGGCATTCGATTCCCCCCAGCCCTTCGCGCAGGCATTCCAGGACCCAGGCGTCCATGATCTTTCCGGCCTGTGCGTGCACGGTGCCGCCATTGCGGACGCAGGCCGTCATCTCGCTGGTGGAGATGATGGGCATAAGGATCTCGCTGTCCGGGAAAAGAGTGTTGGCGCCGCCGCCGTGAATCCAGAAGGGAACGTTGTCGGCGCGATGCCGGCAAACGATTTCAACCAGCTCGTGCGGGGTCCCGGGGAAAAAAATGTCTTTTGCCACGCCTCCGATGCGGAAGGTGCTGTAGTTTTTGAGAGGGATGTTTTGCAGGTGTTTCATGTTTTATGCCTAGGTACTCCCGCTGCCTGACGGGCGCAATATTGCGGTGCGGCCTTTGACCATGTAGAGGACATGAAACCGTGCCGCTCGAATCGGAATATGCGGTGTTTTTTGTGAGCAGGAATTGATGGAGTTGTTTGACGCATGAGTGAGTTACAGTCGATTTAAAATAAAATTTCAATCATTCGAGATTATTATGAAGCTTTCCGCGAAATCCAGATATGCGTCCCGGATCCTGCTTGACCTGGCCCTGCACAACGAGGGAGTGCCCCATCGCGTGAACGACATTTCCGAGCGCACGGGAATCACCGTGCCGTTCATCGAACAAATCATCAAGCCCCTGAAGCATGCCGGGATGGTCACGAGCAAGCGCGGCGCAGCAGGAGGACATCAGCTGGGCCGTTCACCGGAGAACATCACCCTGGGCGACATCGTGCGCATCATGGAAGGCTCGGTGGAGCTTTCGGCCTGTTTGAGCGCGCCGGAGCTGTGCGAAAGGACGGCTGTCTGCCCAACCCGTGCGGCCTGGCAGCGGGCCACGGACGCCATGCTGCGCGAACTGGACACCATCACTCTGGCCGGGCTGGCCGGTGGCGCGCCCAATTGCTGCCAATTGGCCGACGACTATTTCGAGCGCGACAGCTCGTTGCCTGTTTGACAAAGATTTTCTCCCCTGTCAGGAATCGCGGTTCCGCATGTTTGGGACGGAATTTTTCATATCTGGAGTCACCATGACCATCCCTTCTGGTTTCCAATTTTCCACCGCGCAGTGCGGTTTCAAACGGCCGGGGCGTTCGGATCTTGGGCTGGTGGTCAGCACGGTCCCGGCTGTAGCCGCCGGAGTCTTCACCACCAATCGCTTTCAGGCCGCGCCGGTTCTTGTGGCCAGGGACATCCTTGAAAAAGGTTCCTCGGGCATCCGCGCCATTGTCGTCAATTCCGGCCAGGCCAACGCCTGCACCGGTCAGGAAGGCATTGCCAACTGCCGGGCCACCCTTGAGCTGCTGTCCGCCCTCGGCCTCGAAGCGTCCGCGATTCTGCCCGCTTCCACAGGCGTTATCGGCGATCAGCTCAAGATGGAGCTGTGGGAAAAGGCGGTCCCCGCCCTGCGCGAGAATCTTGGGCGGATGGGGCTGGTGGATATGGCCCGCGCGATCATGACCACGGACACGTTCCCCAAGCTCGCCGCGCGGGAGGTCACGCTATCCTCCGGCACGGTCCGTTTGGCCGGGTTTTGCAAGGGCGCGGGCATGATCTGCCCGAACATGGCCACGATGCTCGGTTTTATCCTCTGCGATGCCGGCGTGGAGCACGAGTGGTGGCAGCAGGCCCTGGTCCGCTGCGTGGACAAGAGCTTCAACGCCATCACCGTTGACGGCGACACCAGCACCAATGATTGCGTTCTGGCGTTGGCCAACGGCACCGCAGTCAGGGCGCTGGGCGCGGATCTGGACCTTCTGGAGGAGGCGCTGCTCGAAATTTGCCAGGATCTGGCCTACATGATCGTGCAGGACGCCGAGGGCGGGACCAAGGTCATGCGCATCAATGTTCGCGGTGCGGCCAGCATGAGCGATGCGCAGCTTGCCGCGCGGGCAGTGGGCAATTCTCCGCTGGTCAAGACCGCCCTGTACGGCCGCGACCCCAACTGGGGCCGGATCGTGGCCGCCCTGGGACGGAGCGGAGCAGCTTTTGAACCCGACGATGTGGTCGTGCGCATCGCGGGCATGACCATTTTCCGTCAGGGCACCCCGGTCAAGGCGGATTGGGACAGCCTTTTGGCCTCGGCCCTGCGCCGGGACGTCGTGGATATCGACCTGGAGCTTTGCGCCGGAGAAGCCGAGCTTACGCTCATGGCCTCCGATTTTACCGAGGAGTACATCAAGATCAATGCTGAATATCGAACCTGAAGCCAAGCCCGTGGTGGAGCAAACCTGGAAACGTCTGGCCGATTTTGTTTTTGAACTTGGAATGTTGCGTAAGACCCCACGCACCGGATACCAATTTTTGGGTTCGGGAGCAGAAAACGTGGCCGAGCACTCTTTCCGCACGGCCATGATCGGCTATATGCTGGCGCGGAAAAGCGGCGCGGATGTGGCCAGGACGGTTTTCCTGTGCCTTTTCCATGACGTGCACGAGGCCCGCATCGGCGATTTCAACTACGTCAACCGCATCTACAATACGAGCAACCCGGTCCTGGCCATCACGCACGCCCTGGAGGGCACGGGCCTGCGGCAGGATGCGCTTGAACTCTGGCACGAGCTGGAGGCCGGCGTGACTCTTGAATCCAGGCTCGCCCAGGATGCGGATCAACTCGATTTCATCGCCAACCTGAAGGAAGAGCTGGATCTGGGCAACCCCTATGCCTCCAAATGGCTTGACCATGCGGTTTTGCGACTCAAAACGGACCCGGCCCTGGAACTTGCCCGCGCCATACAGACCACGGATCAGTCGGATTGGTGGTTTGTGCGGCCGGACGAGTCCTGGTGGCGCAAGGGGAACGGCAAGCCCCGCCCCTAGCGGATCATGTCAGCGCAAGAAGCAAGCAGATCCCGTCTTGGGAGAGCAGTGTTCAGTTTTTTTCTGGCGCTGTGCCTGCATGTGATTCCAGTCTGGTTTATCATCTTCGGGCCTCTCTACGGACTTCCAAGCGTCCTTGAGCTCAACCTCGAAACCATCAATATGTACCGCGAACGAATTTTTCGGGAGCAGCACGCCCAGAGCGTTGCCCGGCTGGACTCGGCGCCTTTGCATATCTCCGTGGATGTGCAGGCGCGTCCCGACACGCGCCAGCGCGTCTCAAAGCCGCGCCGCGAAGCGGATTTGACGCGCGCGCGGGCCGTACAGGGCGCCATCCGGTCTTTGTGGGAAGGCATGTCTCCCGACAGCACCGGCTATGCGCTGGTCAGCCTGAGCATTCTGGAAGACGGCAGAATCGGCGAGTTTGTGGTCAACCGCGTTTCCGGCGACCACGATTTCCAGGCTTTTCTGCTCTCTTTTCTGTCCACGCTCAAGTCCACGTACGGCAATGCTGCCGGGCCCGGAGAGGCCCTGTGGATCGAGTGCGAATTCGTCATCCAACCATTGGCGCGCAAGGGGGCCTCATGATTGTCGCGGTCATGTCCGATACGCATATGGATCAACCGGATACCCTTCTGGCGGCTATTTTTGAGCGTTATTGCCGTGACGCCGACGTGCTTCTGCACTGCGGAGACTGCGTGAGCGAGGAAACCTGGTCCTTTCTCAATTCCCATCCACGGTTTTACTCCGTGCAAGGCAACTGCGACCCGCTTTCCCTGAGCGGCAGTCTGCCCGTCCTGCGTGAACTGGAGCTGGAAGGGTTTCGTTTGGGCATGGGTCACGGATGGGGTCCGCGTTCCCGGGTAGGTGACGAGATTGCCAGCCGATTCCAGGGAGCGGACATTGTCTGCTACGGCCACACGCATGTTCGTGACTGGCGGCTGTCATCCGGAGGGGTTCGGCTTTTTAACCCTGGCTCCCTGTTTTGGCCGAGGTCAGGAGAAGGCGGCATGGCCCGGCTTCACTTGCATCGCGGGCAGGACCCGGAAGTGGAGTGGATAACCATCTAAGCCCCATCCCTTTGACTCCCCATGAAAAAAGCCCGCCTCAATCGAGACGGGCTTTGCCATTTGTATGGAGCGTCGAAAGCGTTAGTTTTCGAGCAGTGCAGGGTTGGTGATGCGTACATCGGCTTTGGCGCGTAGATCCGCGACAAAGGCCTGCATGGTCTGCTCTTCGGCCCTTTCGTTAAGGGAAGTCAGCCATAACTCTTTTTCCGCGGCCCAGTCTTCGTCGGCCGGCGGGGTAACCTGTATGGCCTTGGCCAGAACGTAGCCTTCGGGAAAGGCGTAGGCTTCGGGCAGCCATGCACCGGACTTGGTCTCAAAGGCCTTGGTGGCCAGCAACTGGTTCATGCCCAGGCCGTTTATGGTGCCTTGCCGTCCGAAGGGTTCGGTCTCTTTTACGGTGGCGCCTGTCAGGGTTTCTCCCTTGAGCAACAGCTCCAGATCCTTGTCTGCGGCGGCCTTGGCCACCTTCAAGGCTTCGTCGCGGGTGATGGCCGCGACGATTTCCGCCTTGACCGCTTCCAGCGGCTTCACGCTTTCGGCAACCTGTTCACGCTTGGTGGCGAGCAGGTATCCGTCGGCAATGGGCAGCGGAGATTGCGTCGTGATGTCCTGGGGCAGGTCGAAGAGAACCTGGGCATTTTCCGGAGAAAGTCCGGGCAGATCCCTCGGGCCTTGATTCTTGGTGAAGTAGTCCGATTCCCGGATCTCAAGCTTCAGGCCAATGGCTTTGACCACGGCATCGAGAGGCTCGCCGACGAGTACCATTTCCAGTGCCTGATCAAGACGATCCTGCAGGATCTCCGCCGCGCGATCCTCGGCGATGATATTCGCGATGTCGCTCGCGACAGACTCGTAATTCTCATAGCCTGCGCTCTTGGTGTCTTCCACGGTGATCAGGTGGAAGCCGAACTGGGTGCGGACCGGTTCGCTGACAGCGCCCTTTTCCAGGGCAAAGGCCGCGTCTTCGAAGGGTTTCACCATCCGGCCCCGGCCAAACCAGCCCAGCTCTCCGCCGGTCTGTGTGCCGGAGGGGTCCTCGGTGTATTGCGCGGCCACTTCCGCAAAGGATTTGCCGGCAGCCAGGTCTTTCTGGGCGGCTTTTATGGTCTGCATGGCCTTTTCCACGCTTTCTTCATCGGCGTTTTCGTCAACGCGCACAAGAAGGTGGCTGGCCTTGACCTGTTCTTCGATCTTGAACTGTTCCTTTTGCTCGGCGTAGTACTTTTCGGTTTCCTCGGGGGAAACGGCGGCAGGGTCGGCCAGAGTCGCGGGAGTGAGCAGCAGATAGTCGATCTTGGCCCTGGCAGGCACGGCATAGTTGGCCTTGCGCGCCTCGTAATACTCATTGATCCGCGCGTCCGTGGCGTTGACCTGATTCTGATAGTTTTCCCACGGGTACATCAGATACGAAATGGTCGCAGTGCTGCGGCCGTATGTGTAGAAGTCGCGGGCCTGATCCTCTCCGAGGCGGCCGGGAAGACCGACGTAGGTCCGCAGCTTGTCCATGACCATGCCGCGCATGTACTCGGATTCGAATTTGCCGGGCGTGAGGTTGTTGGCACGCAGCACGTTCTGGTACGAGGCCGGGTCAAAGACGTTGCTTTCGTTCTGGAAGGCGGGGATGAGATGAATCTCCTTGGCCAGCTCTTCCTTGGAAACGGTCAGGCCGAGTTTGGCGGCCTGCTGCATCATCAACTCTTCGATGACCATCTGTTCGAGGATCTGTCTCTTGAATCCCATCTGGGCCAGAATCTCAGCGGTCAGGTTGGGGTTCTGGCTACGTGCGAGTTCGAGGCTGCGCTGCAGGCGTTCCTGGAACGGGCGAAAGAGAATGGGGGAGTCGTTGACTGTGGCGACGACGGTGGTCTGATCGTTTTGCACGCGATTCATGCCAAAGGCCAAAACAAAAACGGCAATGATGATGCCGAAGAGGATTTTTATTCCCCAACTTTGGGCGCCCTGGCGCAGGATATCAAGCATGGAATCTCCGACAAAGAGTCTGAAGTTAAAAATAATGGGAGCTGCCCCGAGGGGCTTTTATTTTTGCCTGTCGTTGACGTAATTGAGCAAGCCGCCAGCCTTGATAATGGCTATTTCATTACCCGTCAAATCATGGGTCAGCGTGAGCTGTCTGCCCTCGGATGTGGTGGCGCAAAGCGCCGCTCCGGGTTCAAGAGCGCCAAGTTCGAGGCGCAGGACATCGCCCTGGGCCAGCGTGTCATAGTCCGCCTCGTTGGCAAGCATCAGCGGAAGGATGCCGAAATTGATCAGGTTCGCCTTGTGAATGCGGGCAAAGGACTTGGTCAGAACCACGCGCACGCCCAGATGACGTGGGGCCAGGGCAGCATGTTCACGGCTGGAGCCTTGTCCGTAATTCTCGCCGCCAAGGATGAGCCCCTGTCCCGCTTTTTCGGCCCGGGTCACGAAATCTTTGTCCACGCGCTCGAACACATGCCTGCTGATGGCCGGGATGTTGGAGCGCAGGGCGGTGATGGCCGCGCCGGCGGGCATGATGTGGTCGGTGGTGATGTTGTCTCCGACCTTGATCAGCACCGGCAGTTCCAGGACTTCCGGCAGCCTGTCAAAGGGCGACAGGGCAACGATGTTGGGTCCGCGCAGGATTTCGACGTCGCTTCCATCCTCGGGCGGGAAGGCGAAGAGATGGCGGATGGACGGCGCCGTGGCCGGTAGCGACGGCTTGGAAACGCTTTTGGTCCAGGTCGACGGGTTGGTGAACTTGCCGTTCAGGGCGCTGAATGCCGCGGTGATGGGGCTGACAAGATAGATCTGTCCGTCCTGGGTGCCGCTGCGGCCCTCGAAGTTGCGGTTGAAGGTCCGGGCGCTGACGCCGCCGCTGGACGGAGAGCCGCCCATGCCGATGCACGGACCGCAGGAGCACTCCATGAGCCGTCCGCCCGCGTCGAGGATGAGGTCGAGCAGCCCTTCGCTCATGAGCATTTTGAGCACCTGCTTGGATCCCGGTGACAGGAGCAGGTCCGTGTTCGGGGCGATATGCTCGCCGCTCAGAATCTGGGCCACGCTCTGCAGGTCGGAGTACGAGGAGTTGGTGCAGGAGCCAATGGCCACCTGGTCGACGTTCATTCCGTCGAGTTCCGCCACGGGGACGACCCTGTCGGGCATGTGCGGCCGGGCCGCCAGGGGAACAAGCGCGCTCAGGTCGATGACGATTTCCCGGTCATATGCCGCGCCTTCGTCGGCGGCCAAGGGGGTGAAATCGCTTTCCCGGCCCATGAGCGCAAGAAAGGCCCGGGTCTGGTCGTCGCTGGGGAAGATGGACGCCGTGGCGCCCAGCTCCGCGCCCATGTTGGTGATGGTGGCGCGCTCCGGCACGCTCAAGGTGGCCACGCCGGGGCCGCAGTATTCCATGACCGCTCCCACGCCGCCCTTGACGGTCAGGATGCCCAAAAGGTGCAGGATGACGTCCTTGGCCGAGGCATAACCGGTCAGCTGCCCTTCGAGGCGGATCTTGAAGACCCTGGGCATGGTGATGGTGTAGGGCTCTCCGGCCATGGCCAGCGCCACGGAGAGGCCGCCCGCGCCCATGGACAGGCTGCCGATGCCGCCGGCAGTGGGCGTGTGCGAATCCGAGCCGATCAGGGTCTTGCCCGGAACCGCGAAATTTTCCAGATGCAGCTGGTGGCAGATGCCCGTGCCGGGAGGGGAGAAAACAATGCCGTATTTGGCGGCCACGCTGCGCAGATAGCGGTGGTCGTCAGGATTGCGGAAGCCCATCTGCAGGGTGTTGTGATCGACATAGCTGACGGACAGCTCTGTCTTGACCCGTGGCAGGCCGATGGCTTCCCACTGCAGGTAGGCCATAGTGCCGGTGGCGTCCTGGGTCAGGGTCTGGTCTATCTTGATGGCCACTTCGTTTCCGGGCTGCATATCGCCTTCAACGAGGTGCGCCGCGATGATCTTCTGGGTGAGGTTCTGGTTCATGCGCGCTCCTTCAATTTTGCC is a genomic window of Desulfomicrobium baculatum DSM 4028 containing:
- a CDS encoding aconitate hydratase, which produces MNQNLTQKIIAAHLVEGDMQPGNEVAIKIDQTLTQDATGTMAYLQWEAIGLPRVKTELSVSYVDHNTLQMGFRNPDDHRYLRSVAAKYGIVFSPPGTGICHQLHLENFAVPGKTLIGSDSHTPTAGGIGSLSMGAGGLSVALAMAGEPYTITMPRVFKIRLEGQLTGYASAKDVILHLLGILTVKGGVGAVMEYCGPGVATLSVPERATITNMGAELGATASIFPSDDQTRAFLALMGRESDFTPLAADEGAAYDREIVIDLSALVPLAARPHMPDRVVPVAELDGMNVDQVAIGSCTNSSYSDLQSVAQILSGEHIAPNTDLLLSPGSKQVLKMLMSEGLLDLILDAGGRLMECSCGPCIGMGGSPSSGGVSARTFNRNFEGRSGTQDGQIYLVSPITAAFSALNGKFTNPSTWTKSVSKPSLPATAPSIRHLFAFPPEDGSDVEILRGPNIVALSPFDRLPEVLELPVLIKVGDNITTDHIMPAGAAITALRSNIPAISRHVFERVDKDFVTRAEKAGQGLILGGENYGQGSSREHAALAPRHLGVRVVLTKSFARIHKANLINFGILPLMLANEADYDTLAQGDVLRLELGALEPGAALCATTSEGRQLTLTHDLTGNEIAIIKAGGLLNYVNDRQK